Proteins encoded within one genomic window of Nilaparvata lugens isolate BPH chromosome 11, ASM1435652v1, whole genome shotgun sequence:
- the LOC120353646 gene encoding uncharacterized protein LOC120353646, translating to MIQKRAGERLIVMGDFNAKIARSAEMGEASIGNERGEMLLDFALSNNLKIVNMLFRGSIEDKWTWKSPIGGLHEIDYFMVEQRNNTVQHLAVMKTFKYDSDHRMLMSEMKLHKRRFSSNKEERE from the coding sequence ATGATACAAAAACGAGCAGGAGAAAGACTAATAGTGATGGGAGATTTCAACGCAAAGATTGCAAGGAGCGCTGAGATGGGGGAAGCTAGTATTGGAAATGAAAGAGGCGAAATGCTACTGGATTTTGCCCTAAGCAATAATCTCAAGATTGTAAATATGCTATTTAGAGGAAGTATTGAAGACAAGTGGACTTGGAAATCCCCAATTGGAGGCTTGCATGAGATCGACTACTTTATGGTGGAGCAGAGGAACAACACTGTACAACACCTAGCCGTAATGAAAACATTCAAGTACGACTCTGACCACAGAATGCTGATGAGTGAAATGAAGCTACATAAAAGAAGGTTTTCATCAAACAAAGAAGAACGAGAATAG
- the LOC111047069 gene encoding allergen Tha p 1-like: protein MINSFNSRFLAEVRSSITMVHQVVVALLVCVASAQLICAKVPEKSSALLDPKHLDKALTDAKMRDHYVRCFLEKGVCTPAATEIKRILPTALSDNCAKCSQQQKAGSRKVIQYLMDEQPEMWKQVSTKYDPKGLHKKWFTPTPKDKKTAANKGPATAAAAAADSKTSKQSSNEKKDSKSQGRR, encoded by the exons ATGATAAATTCTTTCAATAGTCGTTTTCTGGCTGAAGTAAGAAGTTCAATAACAATGGTGCATCAAGTAGTTGTCGCTTTGCTTGTGTGTGTGGCTAGTGCGCAGTTGATCTGCGCAAAGGTACCCGAGAAGTCATCCGCTCTCCTGGACCCGAAGCATCTCGATAAGGCCCTGACCGACGCCAAGATGAGAGACCACTACGTGCGCTGTTTCCTGGAGAAGGGTGTGTGCACCCCGGCAGCCACCGAGATCAAGCGCATCCTGCCGACCGCTCTGAGCGACAATTGTGCCAAATGCAGCCAGCAACAGAAGGCGGGGTCTAGAAAGGTGATCCAGTACTTGATGGACGAGCAGCCCGAGATGTGGAAGCAG GTGTCAACCAAGTACGATCCTAAGGGTCTCCACAAAAAGTGGTTCACCCCCACTCCGAAGGACAAGAAGACGGCTGCCAACAAGGGACCTGCTACTGCTGCTGCAGCTGCTGCTGATTCCAAGACTTCCAAACAATCTTCAAACGAGAAAAAGGATAGCAAGAGCCAAGGAAGGAGGTGA